A single region of the Marinobacter nanhaiticus D15-8W genome encodes:
- a CDS encoding DsbA family oxidoreductase: protein MKTLRIDIVSDVACPWCAIGYARLKQAMEEVNDEFSFTLDWHAFELNPDMPLAGEPILEHLSRKYGRSAAEMESTQAQMMDIAHGLGLNFGKLQERYARNTFDAHRLLKWAKTQNRQTELKLALFEAYFGRAENVSDDAVLRQCVEAIGLEGDAAQHVLDSDDYAVAVRADEERYQQAGVTAVPAFIVNQRYLISGAQEPHTLVKAFREIAEDRIETSPV from the coding sequence ATGAAAACCTTGCGGATAGACATCGTCTCCGATGTTGCCTGTCCGTGGTGCGCTATTGGTTATGCGCGCCTGAAGCAGGCGATGGAAGAGGTCAACGACGAATTCAGCTTTACCCTCGACTGGCATGCGTTCGAGCTCAACCCGGATATGCCGCTGGCCGGCGAGCCTATCCTGGAGCATCTCAGCCGCAAGTATGGCCGTAGCGCCGCCGAAATGGAGTCGACCCAGGCCCAGATGATGGACATCGCCCATGGCCTCGGGCTCAACTTCGGCAAGCTGCAGGAACGCTATGCGCGCAACACCTTCGATGCCCACCGCCTGCTGAAGTGGGCGAAAACCCAGAACCGCCAGACCGAACTCAAGCTGGCCCTGTTCGAAGCCTATTTCGGCCGTGCGGAGAATGTTTCGGACGATGCGGTGCTGAGGCAATGCGTCGAGGCGATTGGACTGGAGGGCGACGCCGCCCAGCATGTGCTGGATTCCGATGATTACGCGGTCGCCGTCCGGGCCGACGAGGAACGCTACCAGCAAGCCGGCGTTACCGCAGTGCCCGCCTTTATCGTTAACCAGCGCTACCTGATCTCCGGTGCCCAGGAGCCTCATACGCTGGTAAAGGCGTTCCGGGAAATTGCCGAGGACCGGATCGAGACGTCGCCGGTTTGA